One genomic segment of Vulcanisaeta thermophila includes these proteins:
- a CDS encoding thiamine-phosphate kinase has product MSIGGVGEGGLIEVIRSIAGLSEDNDLEYVELNGKLLTMKIDGIAITTSKMPFMNYYDMGWKVMAAIASDFLVKLSKPLFVVTSLTLRREMPMEDFRDLVRGLSEGAHYFGMKYLGGDLNEGNDYIIDAAALGIAMSGKITRSPRVGDVVVTNPNFGYTGLVFKLFYQGSLDNYMNNELVRRGIEILRRPKPNLNLLGELSRLSQCISASMDSSDGLGKVLWTLSRNGHVRIVVDELPTTQELIEGVEQMGLDIDELVFNGGEEFTPVFSIRSECLGDFERLGFKAFARVLEGDGVFYRNSLLRYRGWDYFTGWH; this is encoded by the coding sequence ATGAGCATAGGTGGTGTTGGCGAGGGAGGACTCATTGAGGTCATAAGATCCATTGCGGGTTTATCCGAGGATAATGACCTGGAATACGTGGAGTTGAATGGCAAATTACTAACAATGAAGATAGACGGCATAGCCATAACAACCTCAAAAATGCCATTCATGAACTACTACGACATGGGCTGGAAGGTAATGGCAGCCATAGCCAGCGACTTCCTAGTAAAACTAAGCAAACCCCTCTTCGTAGTAACATCATTAACATTGAGGAGGGAGATGCCCATGGAGGACTTCAGGGACTTAGTAAGGGGGTTGAGCGAGGGCGCCCATTACTTCGGAATGAAGTACCTAGGGGGTGACCTAAACGAGGGCAATGACTACATAATAGACGCCGCAGCCCTTGGAATTGCAATGAGCGGTAAAATAACCAGGTCACCCAGGGTGGGCGACGTAGTGGTCACAAACCCAAACTTTGGGTACACGGGCCTCGTCTTTAAACTATTCTACCAAGGCTCCCTGGACAACTACATGAACAACGAACTGGTTAGGAGGGGCATAGAGATCCTCAGAAGGCCAAAGCCAAACCTAAACCTACTAGGTGAATTATCAAGGCTCAGTCAATGTATAAGTGCATCCATGGATTCGAGCGACGGGCTCGGTAAGGTACTATGGACACTATCCAGGAATGGACACGTTAGGATAGTGGTTGATGAATTACCAACAACCCAGGAGCTCATAGAGGGCGTGGAGCAGATGGGCCTTGACATTGACGAGTTGGTTTTCAATGGTGGTGAGGAATTCACACCCGTATTCTCAATAAGAAGTGAGTGCCTAGGTGATTTTGAGAGGCTTGGGTTCAAGGCCTTCGCAAGGGTTTTGGAGGGTGACGGTGTTTTTTACAGGAACTCATTACTTAGGTATAGGGGTTGGGATTACTTCACGGGCTGGCACTAA